Within Aneurinibacillus sp. REN35, the genomic segment CGAACGAGTTCTTCCGCTACAAGCCACGCGTTCTTTTTCTGCTGATTTGCTACAATACCTATCGCCGTCACAACTAACACCTCGATTAGCTAGGGTGATATTGCCTGTTCCCTTATTATACATGCTTTCCCTTTGCCATGCATAAAAATACAAAAAAAGCAGGACATCCAATGGAGTTCCCGCTTATCTGTATCCATATATCTTCAAAAGGTTGTGTGCGCCTCGCTAACAATGTGAACAATGTCTGCTTCATGATCCACCGGCTCCTGCGCTCCTGCCTCTCTGCTCCATTCAAGGTGCAGCAGAAACTCGATATTTCCTTCCCCGCCGGTAATCGGTGAAAAGGACATCCCGCGCATCCGAAAGCCCAACGTCTCACTAAATCCAATCATTCTGCGCAATACTTCTTCATGTACGCGCGGCTCCCGTACAACTCCATGCTTGCCCACCTGCTCCCGTCCGGCTTCAAACTGCGGTTTTACGAGCGCAAGCACGCTCGCACCGTCCGCTAAAAAATTGGTTAAGACGGGGAGTATCAGACGCAGCGAAATAAACGAAACATCAATAGTCGCAAAGCGCACACGCTCGCCTTCCCATTCCTCTGCTTTCAAATGGCGGAAGTTCGTTCGTTCCATCACAATAACCCGTTCATCCTGACGCAGCGACCAATCCAATTGACCATATCCTACATCAATGGCATACACCAATCTCGCCCCATGCTGCAGCGCACAATCCGTAAATCCGCCGGTGGACGCACCGATATCCATCACGACCGCATCCGTAAGATCAATCGCAAATTCTCGAATCGCCTTTTCAAGCTTCAAACCACCACGGCTTACATACGGATGGACCTGCCCTTTTACCGTGATAGGCTTGTCTGTCTCTACCTTCATCCCGGCTTTATCGCAGCGTTCCTGTCCCACGAAGACAAGGCCTGCCATAACGGCAGCCCTCGCTTTTTCCCGGCTTGGAAAATATCCTTCCTGTACCAGGCGCACATCAATTCTCTCTTTTTTACTCATCGTCTACGCTCGCTGCCTCCTTGCCGGCCACAGGGAACGGACTTTCTCAGCCACATGTTCAGGTGTTAAGCCAACTTCTGCCCGCTGCTCTTTTACACTTCCATGCTCTATATAATAATCGGGAATTCCCATCAGTTCGACTACCGTATTGTGGTAACCTGCCTGCGCATAGCACTCAAGCACCGCACTGCCAAAGCCGCCCTGCACACAGCCTTCTTCAAGCGTAATGATCGTATAGCCTTCGCTCGCCAACGAGAAGAGCAGCTCTTCATCAAGCGGTTTAGCAAAACGTGCATTCACTACCATCGGATTAATTCCTTCTGCTGCCAGCACATCGGCCGCTTTCTGCGCCGTCGGAACCATATTACCAAAGGCAAGCACAGCTACATGCGCGCCCGGACACAGGATTTCCGCCTTGCCGATAGGAAGAACACTGAGTTCAGTGTCCATCTCTACACCTTCGCCATTACCGCGCGGATAACGTACCGCAATCGGTCCATCCTCATAGTGAAGGGCTGTATACATCATATGCTGCAGTTCATTTTCATCCTTTGGCATCATGATCGTCATATTCGGCAAACTGCGCATATAAGCGATATCAAATACCCCTTGATGCGTTTCACCATCAGCACCAACTAATCCGGCACGGTCAATCGCAAACGTTACATTCAAGTTCTGGCGGCATACATCGTGCACAAGCTGATCATAACCGCGCTGCAAAAATGTGGAGTATACGGCAAACACCGGTTTTAGACCTTGTGTCGCAATACCGGCTGCCATTGTTGTGGCATGCTGTTCGGCAATCCCCACATCGAAGAAACGCTCCGGATATTTTTTCGCAAACGAAGATAGCCCCGTGCCGCCTGGCATTGCCGCTGTAATCGCCACAATACGCGGATCGGTTTGAGCCAGCCTGTCCAGCGTTCGTGCAAAAATGCTCGTATAGCTTGGCGGACCTTCCGTTTTTACTACTTCGCCATTCTCAATCTTATACGTACCAACCCCATGGAATACATCCGAATCATTTTCAGCCGGGCGGTAGCCTTTTCCTTTTTTTGTAATCACATGAACAAGTACTGGACCTTTCGTATGAGCTGCCTGTCGCAGCGTCTCCATAAGCATCGGCAAATCATGTCCATCTACCGGTCCCAAATACGTAAAGCCCAACTCTTCGAACAATATTCCTGATACCATTAAATATTTTAGCCCGTCTTTGAGACGTTCTGCCAGCTTGGCCATTGTTCCGCCAACTGCCGGTACTTTTTTCAGTAAATATTCTACTTCTTCCTTCACCCGTTTATATCCATCGTTTGTACGCAGCTTGCCCAGATAGCTATGCAGAGCACCAACATTCGGAGCAATTGACATCTCATTATCATTCAAGATCACTGTCACATCACGCTTCTCATGCCCCATATGGTTCATTGCCTCAAGCGCCATCCCGCCTGTCAGCGCGCCGTCACCAATAACTGCGACAACCTTGCTCTTCTCTCGCTTCAAATCGCGCGCGATCGCCATCCCCATCGCCGCAGAAAGAGACGTACTGCTGTGGCCCGTCTCCCACACATCGTGTTCGCTTTCGCTGCATTTCGGGTAGCCGCATAGCCCTTTATACTGGCGCAGCGTATGGAAACGATCCATACGTCCGGTCAGCATCTTATGTACATATGCTTGATGTCCGACATCCCATACGAATTTATCTTTTGGGCTGTCAAAAACATAATGCAGCGCCAATGTCAGTTCTACCACACCAAGATTAGGCGCCAGATGCCCACCTGTCACAGATAGGTTCTTAATAAGAAATTCACGGATCTCTTCCGCTAATGTATTCAATTGCGATGGATGTAATTTTTTCAGGTCTTGAGGGGAGTTAATACCAGATAACAAAGAAAACTCCTCACTTTCAACGTTTCGTTCTATTTTTTCATAAATGGCATTACATATCATACCCGTTTTGTTATGAGTAAATCAACAACATGGTATCACAAACACAGCATAAACACCACTGATCAAAGAGCCAGCGATAAGATACTATGTTATCAGCTATACGAGAAAACAACAAAAAAGTAACAAAAATACCTCTCCTTTTCATACGCCATAGCTGTCGGCTGTGCATGAAAGAGAAGAGGTATGTAATATCTATTAATAATCCCGCTCAATCACAAAGGAAGCAAGCGCACGCAGTATTCGATCATCTGCCAATCGAGCTTCTAAGAGCGCCTGGTTGGCTTCATCCACCAAACGAGTCAGCATCTGACGGGAAGCCTCCATACCAATCAAAACCGGGTATGTCGATTTATGGCTCTTCTCGTCACTGCCTACAGGCTTGCCTATTTTATCTTGGTCTCCTATAACATCCAAAATATCATCTTGAATTTGAAATGCAAGGCCGATATTTGTCGCATAGCGCGTAAGAAGGTTTAGCTGCTGCTCAGTTGCACCCGCAAGAATAGCACCCGCACGTACACAGAATATAAGTAAGTCGGCAGTCTTGTGCTGGTGGATATACTGAAGTTGCTCCAATGTAAGCTGAACGTTCTCTCCTTCCATATCCGCACACTGACCGCCCACCATTCCTCGTGCTCCCGCATAGGAAGCGAGCTCACGCACAACTTGTACTACGCGAGAAGCGGGAATGTCTGCGGCTTCTGCCTCACAAACAATCTCAAACGCATACGTCAGCAGCGCATCGCCGGCAAGAATCGCTATCGCTTCCCCGTATACTTTATGATTTGTCGGCTTGCCACGGCGAAAATCATCATTATCCATTGCAGGAAGATCATCATGGATAAGTGAATACGTATGAATCATTTCTACAGCACAGCCTACAGAAATCCCGGATTCAATTGGCTTGCCCATCGCTTCAAGCGTTGCAAGTACAAACACAGGACGAAGGCGTTTGCCCCCGGCAAGCAACGAGTAGGCCATCGCCTCGCGCAGCGTTTCTGGAATATCTGTCTGATCTACATATGCAGCTAGGCGTTCTGCAATGACTTCCGCTCTTGTATGAATATATTCTTTTATCTGCATATCACTCACTCGCCGTCTTCCTCCAATTGAAACGCAATGCGGGTTTGTTCGCCCTCCTGCTCAAGCAGCATCTCAATCTTCTGTTCAACATCAGTCAATTTGCGGCTGCATAGCTTAGATAGCTCCATTCCATTCTGAAACAACTCAATCGCCTTCTCCAACGGTACATCGCCCGCTTCTAGCTGCCCTACAACATCTTCTAGCTGCTTCATCGCTTCTTCAAATGGTATTTCTGCCTTTTTCTTACTCATTAGTCTCCCCCTTTTGCGTCTCCTCTATCCGGCATACCAACGTACCATCCGCCAACCGAACAGACACTTGCTCGCCTTCTGCGGCCTGCTCTACTGTTGTCACCAACTTTTCGCCTTCTGACGTTTCCTTGAAAACGAGAGAATAGCCGCGCCGCATGACTTTTAGCGGACTAAGCGCATCCAACTTGTCTATATAACGATCAAGGCGACCGCTCTTCTCTCGAAGAAGAGCCCCCATTGAGCGCTGAAGACGCTGTTTACGATCATCTACGCGATCATTGGCACGTTGTACGGCGATGGACGGGTTGTGCTGTAGTAAATGTCGGTGCATCTCTCTCCATTGAGCCTGTTTCTGTATATGATAGTGTTCTCCTGCCCGCATAAGACGCTGTGTAAGCCGATCAAGTTCTTGCTCGTACTGCATAATATGGCGTTCCGGCTGACGCAGCACATAAGAACGCTGCATCCTCTCCAATCTCTCGCGCAGCCTGCGCACTTGATGGCGAAGCGAAGTAGACAAGCGGCCATTCAGCGCATCAATATGCCGTCCGATCTCTAGCATATGCGGAACCGCGATCTCTGCCGCCGCTGTAGGAGTAGCAGCACGAACATCGGCGACAAAGTCAGCAATTGTAAAGTCTGTCTCATGTCCCACAGCCGAAATTATCGGGATGCGTGAATGATACATGCTCCGCGCAACCGTCTCTTCGTTAAATGCCCACAGCTCTTCGATGGAGCCACCACCCCGTCCGACAATCAAGACATCTATATCCGAGAGCTCGTTCATTCGCTTAATGGCATCACAAATGGATGGCGCAGCATGCTCTCCCTGAACCGATACAGGATGGAGCAGAATATCAGCGGCCGGGTACCTGCGGCGAATGGTTGTAATAATATCTCGAACGGCTGCTCCGGTCGGTGAGGTAATCACACCAATACGGGAGGGATACGAAGGAATAGGCTTTTTCCACTGTTCAGCAAATAACCCTTCTTCTTCAAGCTTTGCTTTTAATTGTTCAAAAGCCATATACAGACTGCCGATTCCATCGGGCTGCATCTCTTTGGCATACAGTTGGTATTGTCCATCCCGCTCATACACAGAAACAGAACCTCGGATAAGCACCCGGGTTCCGTTTTTGGGAATAAATTTGAGGTACCGGTTATACCCGGCAAACATCACGCCTTTGATTTTGGATTCTTCATCCTTGACCGTAAAATACATATGCCCGCGCGAATGGTGCACAAAGTTAGACAACTCTCCTCGTACCCACACATCCTGCAGTACTTCGTCAAAATCGAACGCATCCTTAATGTAGCGCGTAAGGTGTTTTACTGAAAAAACTTGCCGGGTATCCTGCACAGCTCTCTTCCTTCCCTCGCTCTATTGCTTTTGTGCGACGCGCGCTGCCTTTTTCGCCGCCTCTACTGTATTCTTCATCAGCATCGTAATCGTCATGGGTCCTACACCGCGCGGCACAGGTGTCAGATAACTCGCTACTTCTTTAACAGAATCAAAGTGAACGTCGCCAACGAGCTTGCCTGCCGCATTGCGGTTAACTCCGACATCAATTACAACGGCACCGATCTTCACATGTTCAGCACCAATCATCTCTGCACGGCCTACAGCTACAACAAGAATATCTGCCTGGCGCGTGATAGATGGGAGATCTTGTGTCCGGGAATGAGCGATCGTGACCGTCGCATTTTCCTGTAATAATAACATAGCCACCGGCTTTCCTACAATATTGCTGCGCCCGATAACAACCGCATGCTTGCCTGCAATATCCTGGCCGGAACGCTTAATTAATTCAATAATGCCATGTGGTGTGCATGGAAGATAGCATTCGTTCCCGATCAGCATGTTGCCTACGTTAATCGGTGTAAAACCGTCTACGTCTTTCTCAGGACTGATCGCATCAATTACCGCCGTCTCAGAAATATGCTTCGGCAGCGGAAGCTGTACAAGAATGCCATGAATGTTCGGGTTCTGATTGTACCCTTCCACTAGTTGGAGCAATTCTTCCTGTGAAATCGAAGCGTCATGACGTACTACTTCAGAATAGATGCCGATCTCCTGACACGCTTTTTCTTTTCCTTTGACATAGGAATGAGAAGCAGGATCATCACCAATCAGGATGACAGCAAGCCCTGGATGAATTCCCTGCTCCTTTAACTGAACAACCTCTTCTTTTAACGCTGCGCGAATTTCTTCTGCTACTTCAGTACCCACGATAATATGTGCTGACATACATATCCTCCGTTCAAATGGAAATGTTGAGAAAGTTCAAGCTCTCCTCTTCCCTTTCAGTGTAGCGAATCAAACGGAAGAATGCAAAGACAAATTACGAAATATATTTCAATTTATAGCGTTTAATGTTCGTTTTTTAACCAATGTTATGCTGTAATAAACCAATACGCGCCACACCAAATGCATTATCTCCGGCATAAGCCGGATCGGCAAAATACAAACGAGCGCCTACTGCACGATGAGTCAACCGCTTCATAAGTCGATTCTTAATATATGAATTGGCTGAGACGCCGCCAACAATTAGGATATCTTTTGCATACCCGTTCTCAACAGCCGTGCGCAGTACCTTCTCCAGCGTCGCTGCCACACATTTCTCCGCTGCCCGGGCAATCTGTGCCGCAGGAACCTTCTGTTCCACGGCGCGCAGCAAAGCTGCTTCGGGTCCAGAAAAGCTGAATGTATATGCAAAGACCGATGATGGAACAGAGAAATCAGCATCATCGGCTCCTTTTGCCAACTCTTCGAGATACGGCCCGGCTGGAAACGGAAGACCCAGCGCCACACCAACGCGGTCAATAAGCTGCCCTGCATGTAAATCTTGCGTGCCACCAATGCACTCAATTGCATACCCACCGTTTTGCTTTGTGCAGTCTAGCAATTCACTCGTACCACCGGATAGATGCACGGCAAGAAACCGACCTGCACTAAGCGGAGCCGGCAATGTATATTCACCCGCAGCAATATGACCTTCCTGATGAGACGTGTAATAAAGTGGCACATCAAAGAAATAAGCCATCATCTCCGCTGCCATCTGTCCTGCTAAAAACACCGGCATATAGCTGCCTGCCGCAGGACGCGGTGTACGACTCACCGCAATCGCTATGATGCGGTGTTCCCCTTTTGCCATGTTTCGAGCCAGCTCCGGAAGACGCTTTACATGTTGAAATAACGCTTCCGATTGCTTAAGCCCTCGCTCCCCTTCCTTAACAGTCAAAAGCTGCTTGGCTTCAGCAATGATCTGCCCGGATGTATCAACGAGGCAAAGCGATGTCCGATAATTGCTCGTGTCGATACCAAGTACCGCATTCATGGGTTATACCCCTTGCTGATCGTTTTTTTGCAGGTCTTTTACCAGGCTTGATAGCACACCGTTGATGAATTTCGGCGAGTCATCCGTTCCATACATTTTAGCCAGTTCAACCGCTTCGTTCAGCGTTACCTTTATCGGAATGTCCTTACGATACATCATCTCATAACCAGCCAGACGTAAAATAGCACGGTCCACATTCGCTAAGCGTCCCATTGTCCAACCACGTAAATATTGGCTTACGGCTTGGTCAATTTCAGACTGATGAGCTGCCGTTCCTTCCACCAACTCAGTCAAGAACTCGAGGTTTCTCTCCTCATTTACCTGCTCATCCTCTTCTTCAAGCATGTTAGCAAGCACTTCCTTTGGCTCGGCCTGCGTCATATCAATAGAAAATAATACTTGTACCGCTTTCTCGCGGGATTGATGTCGGTTCATTCGTTACCACCTTTATCGTTGTCCATATTTACTAGTTTTGCCTGCGCAAAAAGTAACCATTCCTTGAGTTTATCAAAACCTTACTTCCTTGGAAATACTTTGACGGTACCATTTTACTGCAAAAAGCGCCAAATCCCTAATCATGAGATTTGACGCTTTCATAGTATGCTACATCCATAACACTTCTAGCGTTTGGTAAACTTTCCAGGAAGAATCCGATCAAGCACTTCTCCTACATCTTCTTCGTTGTCGAATTTACGACCAATATAAAAACCGGTCGCTACGAACACCGCAAACACAATCGTTTTGAGAAAGCCTACCCACAGAAAGAGCAGACCGAAGATAAAGCCTGCCGCAAGACCAAATGCTTTGCCCCGGTTCTCTAAAATCAATTGCCAGAACATGTGCATCCCTCTATTCTACCCGCCGGACACGTGCGCCGCCTCCGGGCTGAGCCACTTCAGACACAAGCACCGTCACCTCGGCAATCGAAAGTCCTGCAATCGTCTCGACGCGTTCTTTGATTACTTGCTGCACTTGCTCTACAAGGCCGGGAATCGGCGTCTCTCCGTCCACTGTAACTTTCACATGGATTGATGTCTTATTTTCTTCTGCACGGACACGCGCCTTCAGATCCCGTATACCTCGAATACGACGTGCAGCCGTGCAGGCTATACTCTCGATCGTATCAAGCGTAATCCGTACATCCCCGTATTCGGTCTGACTGTGTACAGAAACTCCTGCACGTCCCTTCTCTGCGCGAACGCGCATTCCGGTAAACAAAAACTTCAAACTGATAAGAAAGAAAATAGCGGCACAAGCGAAATACATAAGACCCACCTGAGACGATGTGTATATCTCTTCGATTGCGTTTGTGATGTAGGTCGACGAGATCAAATTCAGGCTCGTTGCCATAACAAATAACGAGATGACTACCAATGCTAGACTGTATAACGTAAGAATAAAACGATCAAATAAATTCACAGACGCCCTCCTACCAGCGAAACGAAAGACGGCTTCGCTTTACCGAACTCGGTGAACCTCTTCACTGCTGACGGATACTTTCTTTTCTTTTTCCTGCTTCAGTATCACATCGACGATATGTACATTTACATGTGCAACCGTCAACCCTGTCATGTTCTCAATCGACTCACGCACGTTTTCCTGTACTTTGTACGCTACATCAGGAATCTGCTGCCCATACTCTACTATAATATAAAGATCGATGGTTGCTTCCTTATCCTTAATGTCCACCCGTACACCGCGGCTGTTCTTGCGTCCGAGACGCTCTACAAAATCACTTACAATCCCGCTGCTCAATTCGATAACGCCCGTTACTTCAGAACTCGCCATATGGGCGATCACTTCAATAACCTCAGGAGCAATTTCGATTTTTCCTAACTCAAGCTGTGAGAATTCTATTCCATTATCCAATATAAAACACCTCCTCCAAAGTGCGCTTCCTTGCTTATTATAGCAAACGAAAGGAAAAGAATACAATTTGCGCCTTTGAAGAAGGTGTCGGTTTTAGCAATTATTCTTCAATTTTCAAGTCATACGTCTCTAAAAACTTCGTATTAAATGTTCCTTCTACGAATACTTCATGATCGAGCAGCTTCAGATGGAACGGAACGGTCGTATGCACACCTTCAATAACCATCTCAGAGAGCGCACGCTTCATGCGCTGAATCGCTTCTGTGCGGTCTTTACCCCAGACGATGAGCTTCGCCACCATCGAGTCATAGAACGGCGAAATCTGGTAGCCCTGGTACACAGCGCTATCCACACGTACGCCAAATCCGCCCGGCGGCAGATAGAACTGAATGGTACCTGGAGACGGCATGAATTTCTTAGCCGGATTCTCCGCATTGATGCGGCACTCAATGGCCCACCCGTCAATCTCTACATCTTCCTGCTTAAAGGACAGCGGATAATCTGCCGCTACCATAATTTGTTCTTTAATTAAATCGATTCCTGTAATAAGTTCGGTTACCGGATGCTCTACCTGAATGCGGGTATTCATTTCCATAAAGTAGAAGCGTCCGTCTTTATCAAGCAGGAATTCCACTGTACCCGCTCCATGGTAGTTTACAGCTTTGGCTGCTGCTACCGCTGCGCTTCCCATCTGCTGTCGCGTATCTTCATCAAGCGCAGGCGATGGAGCTTCTTCTACAAGCTTCTGATGGCGACGCTGAATGGAGCAATCGCGCTCGCCTAAGTGACATACATTACCATGCTTATCGGCAATGATTTGGATTTCGATATGACGGGTATCTTCAAGATATTTCTCAAGATATACGCCTGGATTGCCAAATGCATTCTTCGCTTCCTGCTGTGCCTGACGCACAGAGGAAACCAGTTCTTCTTGAGAACGCGCAACGCGCATACCTTTTCCACCGCCGCCCGCTGTTGCTTTAATAATAACAGGGTAGCCTGCGTCTTCAGCAATGCGAATCGCTTCATCAATGTCTTCAATCAGACCTTCTGTACCAGGAACAATCGGGACACCCGCGTTTTTCATTGTTTCGCGCGCGACATTCTTATCCCCCATCTTTATGATGGCCTGCGGTTCAGGTCCGATAAATGTAATATTGCAAGCGGAGCAAATTTCTGCAAAATCTGCGTTCTCCGCCAAAAATCCGTATCCTGGATGGATGGCATCTACTCCTGCCTTAGTGGCCACACTCATCAAGTTCGTCATATTCAAGTAGCTGTCTTTGGATGCAGTCGGCCCAATGCAGTATGCTTCATCGGCCAGACGTACATGCAATGCATCTTTATCCGCTACGGAATAGACGGCAACAGTCTGGATGCCTAGCTCATGGCAAGCGCGGATGACACGGACGGCAATCTCTCCACGGTTTGCAATCAGTACCTTTTTAAACATAGAATCCTCCCTACTCCGCCTTCACAAGGAAGAGAGGTTGTCCGTACTCTACTAGCTGTCCGTCTTCAACTAGTACTTTTACAATCTCGCCGGTTACTTCAGCTTCGATCTCGTTAAACAGCTTCATCGCCTCGACAATACATACGACAGTATCTCCTTTGATTTTGTCGCCTGCCTGTACGAATGGAGCAGCTCCCGGTTCAGCTGACTTGTAGAATGTACCAACCATTGGAGAGGTAATCTTGTGCAGTCCTGCTTCATCCACTGCTTCAGCAGCTACCGGTTCGGCTTTTGGTGCTGCCTGCGGTGCCGGTTCGGCTTTTGGCGCTGCCTGCGGTGCTGCTTGTTGTACCACAGGTGCTGGTGCCGCCTGAGGAACTTGTACTGTCTCTACAACCGGTTGGGAAACGTTTACAACATTTCCTTTTTTGATGCTAACTTTTGTACCGTCTTCCTCAATCTTAAACTCGGTAATAGCTGATTGGTCTACAAGCTTGATGATCTCTCTGATTTCATGGATTTTTAACATGCTTCGTCCACTCCTAACTTATTTATGGTCTATGTAGTAAAGCATCATCATGTATTATAACACAAAGTAAGCTGTTTAGTACTAGTCATGTACTGAATTATTTATGAATTCGAACACCATTTTATAATATATACAGCAAAAAAAGAAGAGGAACGGAGCCCCCGCCCCTCCCTCTTTCCTCACATTGTTTACGGTTTGTAGCTGACTACGATATTATTTCCCGGCACCTTCATATGCTGCTTCACAAGCCCAATAATTTCTACCACTTTATCTCGCTTTAAAGCTTCTGCCTGAACGACTACGCGCACCACGTCATCCTTGGCAATAACCACAACATCTTTATAATTGCCAAGTGATTTTACAAGCTCTTCTACCTGAGTTTGGTTGTCCTTTAGTGCGGCCAATTCCTCATATTTCTTCTTCGCTTCTGCAATGGCCGCAGGCTTCGCTTCGCTGTTGGTCATCACTTCCATAAAGCGGCCCATCTCTTGTTCTTGCTGGGCATCCCGCTGCATCTTATATCCGATGAAGTAATCATCAGATGGAGTCGTTACCGGCACACCTTCCGGCTGCTGTGCGATCTGCTTTGTCTCTACGCTGATGCCTTTATTGTCCGGCACTAATGCTTTGGGTACCGAAGCCGTATCGCTCATATTTCCTGTTGTCACAGGCACCTGTTCTGCAGGCCCCTGCACTAAATAATACGCCGACAGCACAACCAGGACGGCAAGCATGGACAATAACCAAACCGTTTGCTTTTTCAATACCATACGTACTCAGCCTCCTTAAGCTTTTTTGGGCAGAATTGAAATTTTATAGGAAGGGACAGCAAGTACTTTTTGTACCGCCTCCAATATCCACGCTTTAACCTGAAGATTCCCAGCTCCGGCTGCCACGACGACAACACCGCGAACTTTCGGTTTGACGGTTTTCATGACAACGGGTCGGTCTCCTCCTCCGTCTTTTGTGATCACGACCTGCTCCTGCATCGATTCACTGCTGATGTCACGAGTGGCACCTTTATCCGCTTCACGTGTTGTCTGCGTCTGTCTATTGGTATTTTTCTCAACAACGATTTCTTCCGTTGATTCAAGATTAACCATCACGGAAACCTCGCCTACACCCGTAATGGTCTGCAGTACATCCTTCAGCTTTTTCTCATACATTTTTTCATACTCTTCCATGGTGTATGATTCTTGCTTCTTCTGGGCAAATACCGCCTGTTCACCCTCCGCTTGCGACGGAGTGGGTGTAGCATGCGGCAACTGTTCTTCTAGATTGTAAAAGGAGCTAAACAGCATCATAGCTACACCCAGCGCACCTGCGATAATCAACCATTGCATAGCGCCCATCTTTTTGCTCCCGCCCTCTTTCTTGCTCATCCACTACCCTCCTCTCTTGCGCCCAACCACGTTACACGAACGGTATCCTGCGGCACATCCCACATACCGGCGATCGTTTCAGCAATGTTTCTTTCCATTCGGCTCTGTTCTGCAAGCGCTTCGACAGATGCCTCGCTTTGGGTTGAAGGTGGTGTTGTATCTTTTTGTTTCGTGAGTGCGATCTCTATTTGAACCGGCTCCATCGGCTCGACTGCCACGCGCTCGCTGCTCTGCCCCTTCGCCTCTGCATCCGTCTTTTTCTGTGCTAGTACAACTTCAATCCCTACGATTGGCTGCTTGGCCGTTTGATCTTGTGCATGCACTTTTACTTGAACGTTCTCTACCTTTACTCCATAATTTGCTTCGACTTGTTTTTTAATAAGCTCGCTGATTTGCGTTTGAACATAGCGTCTAGCCTCTGCATCATTTTGTTCAGCAAGTCTTTTGGCTAAC encodes:
- a CDS encoding Kae1-like domain-containing protein codes for the protein MNAVLGIDTSNYRTSLCLVDTSGQIIAEAKQLLTVKEGERGLKQSEALFQHVKRLPELARNMAKGEHRIIAIAVSRTPRPAAGSYMPVFLAGQMAAEMMAYFFDVPLYYTSHQEGHIAAGEYTLPAPLSAGRFLAVHLSGGTSELLDCTKQNGGYAIECIGGTQDLHAGQLIDRVGVALGLPFPAGPYLEELAKGADDADFSVPSSVFAYTFSFSGPEAALLRAVEQKVPAAQIARAAEKCVAATLEKVLRTAVENGYAKDILIVGGVSANSYIKNRLMKRLTHRAVGARLYFADPAYAGDNAFGVARIGLLQHNIG
- the nusB gene encoding transcription antitermination factor NusB → MNRHQSREKAVQVLFSIDMTQAEPKEVLANMLEEEDEQVNEERNLEFLTELVEGTAAHQSEIDQAVSQYLRGWTMGRLANVDRAILRLAGYEMMYRKDIPIKVTLNEAVELAKMYGTDDSPKFINGVLSSLVKDLQKNDQQGV
- a CDS encoding DUF2273 domain-containing protein gives rise to the protein MFWQLILENRGKAFGLAAGFIFGLLFLWVGFLKTIVFAVFVATGFYIGRKFDNEEDVGEVLDRILPGKFTKR
- the amaP gene encoding alkaline shock response membrane anchor protein AmaP — encoded protein: MNLFDRFILTLYSLALVVISLFVMATSLNLISSTYITNAIEEIYTSSQVGLMYFACAAIFFLISLKFLFTGMRVRAEKGRAGVSVHSQTEYGDVRITLDTIESIACTAARRIRGIRDLKARVRAEENKTSIHVKVTVDGETPIPGLVEQVQQVIKERVETIAGLSIAEVTVLVSEVAQPGGGARVRRVE
- a CDS encoding Asp23/Gls24 family envelope stress response protein, with translation MDNGIEFSQLELGKIEIAPEVIEVIAHMASSEVTGVIELSSGIVSDFVERLGRKNSRGVRVDIKDKEATIDLYIIVEYGQQIPDVAYKVQENVRESIENMTGLTVAHVNVHIVDVILKQEKEKKVSVSSEEVHRVR
- the accC gene encoding acetyl-CoA carboxylase biotin carboxylase subunit; translated protein: MFKKVLIANRGEIAVRVIRACHELGIQTVAVYSVADKDALHVRLADEAYCIGPTASKDSYLNMTNLMSVATKAGVDAIHPGYGFLAENADFAEICSACNITFIGPEPQAIIKMGDKNVARETMKNAGVPIVPGTEGLIEDIDEAIRIAEDAGYPVIIKATAGGGGKGMRVARSQEELVSSVRQAQQEAKNAFGNPGVYLEKYLEDTRHIEIQIIADKHGNVCHLGERDCSIQRRHQKLVEEAPSPALDEDTRQQMGSAAVAAAKAVNYHGAGTVEFLLDKDGRFYFMEMNTRIQVEHPVTELITGIDLIKEQIMVAADYPLSFKQEDVEIDGWAIECRINAENPAKKFMPSPGTIQFYLPPGGFGVRVDSAVYQGYQISPFYDSMVAKLIVWGKDRTEAIQRMKRALSEMVIEGVHTTVPFHLKLLDHEVFVEGTFNTKFLETYDLKIEE
- the accB gene encoding acetyl-CoA carboxylase biotin carboxyl carrier protein → MLKIHEIREIIKLVDQSAITEFKIEEDGTKVSIKKGNVVNVSQPVVETVQVPQAAPAPVVQQAAPQAAPKAEPAPQAAPKAEPVAAEAVDEAGLHKITSPMVGTFYKSAEPGAAPFVQAGDKIKGDTVVCIVEAMKLFNEIEAEVTGEIVKVLVEDGQLVEYGQPLFLVKAE
- a CDS encoding SpoIIIAH-like family protein, producing the protein MVLKKQTVWLLSMLAVLVVLSAYYLVQGPAEQVPVTTGNMSDTASVPKALVPDNKGISVETKQIAQQPEGVPVTTPSDDYFIGYKMQRDAQQEQEMGRFMEVMTNSEAKPAAIAEAKKKYEELAALKDNQTQVEELVKSLGNYKDVVVIAKDDVVRVVVQAEALKRDKVVEIIGLVKQHMKVPGNNIVVSYKP
- the spoIIIAG gene encoding stage III sporulation protein AG gives rise to the protein MSKKEGGSKKMGAMQWLIIAGALGVAMMLFSSFYNLEEQLPHATPTPSQAEGEQAVFAQKKQESYTMEEYEKMYEKKLKDVLQTITGVGEVSVMVNLESTEEIVVEKNTNRQTQTTREADKGATRDISSESMQEQVVITKDGGGDRPVVMKTVKPKVRGVVVVAAGAGNLQVKAWILEAVQKVLAVPSYKISILPKKA